In Luteimonas galliterrae, the sequence ATCATGGGCGCTACGGCAAGAATTTTATCGTTGTAATTCAACTATTTATCCAGTAAATAAACCCACGAACAAGCGCGTGCACTCGATTGCGCCCTTCTACGCCGCCCAGTGCACGCATAGCGCATGGAAAATGGCGACGTCACCTGCCTCCGGCCGCAGCCGGGCCAGGTTAGGCGCGAACAATCGTATGCCAGCCGGACCTTCCCGCGCCATGAAGACGCGCGGGAATGGGACGCCTCGATCGAGCGTCGGGGTGGATCCTGGCGAATCGCCGCTGAAGCCGACCCAAAGCTCGTCGAATGCACGTAGCGATCGTCTTGATCGGTAGCGCGGATCGATCCCTATCCACTGGCTGATCGTGATCAGCTCATCATCGACGATTTCATCAGCGACGAGCTGGCGCGACGGGAGGGAGATTAAGGACTGGCAATTCTCAAGACGAAGCAAGCTGGCGCGGAGATGGCGTCGCCCACGCAAACGGAACCCGGACAGCAGCAGGAACCTTTCCTGCGTCGGCATGGTTTCCGGATTTCTTGGAATGACGATCTGCAGCACGCCATGGGCTGCCCGAAGCAGCATTCGCGAGTTATGTCGCCCCGCAGTGGGGCCGGCGACACCATGGCATCACTAGTCCATCAGACATATGTACAACCATGGGCACCATGCTAGCGTCGGAGTCGATGCCGGATCGTTCGGCGCCGCTCTGGAGATTGCCGCATGCGTGCATTGGCGTGGCTGGGAAGCGGTTTGTGTCTGCTCGCATTGCAATCGCCCGCACGGGCAAGCGACTGTCCCGATGGCGAAGATGCCGCCATCCAGGCGATGGGAGCGGAGTTCCTGCAATCGCCGCAGGCCATCGGGCTTTCCGTCGGGCTCCTGCACAAAGGCAGCGCGACCTGTTACGGCTTCGGCCAGCAGGATAAGGCCTCCCGCAGTGCGGCAACGGCGAACACCCGCTACGAAATCGGGTCCAACAGCAAGACCTTCACCAGCACGCTGCTGGCCTACGCCGTGCAGGAAGGACGGTTGAAGCTGGACGATGACATTCGCCGCTATCTGCCCGAACCCTATCCGAACCTCGAGTACGAAGGACAACCGATCCGCGTAGTGCATCTGGCGAATCTGACCTCGGAATTGCCGAACTGGCTGCCGGATCGTCCCGATGCATTGACCGGACTTAAGCCCGAACAGATTCCCGACGCATTGCTCGCGCTCCATCGCGACTATAGCCGCGAAGACTTCTACCGTGATCTGCACCAGGTAGCATTGAAGGCTGCGCCGGGCAGCCGGCCCCGCCATTCCAACGTCGCCGCGCAGTTGTTGGTCGGAGTACTGGAGCGCGCCTTCGACCGTTCCTATACCGAACTGCTGGAGGAACGCATCCTGCGCCCGCTAGGCATGCGGCAGACCGGCTTCGACCCCACCTCCGCCTCCGCCTTCCTGGCGCGCGGATATGACGATAGAGGCAAAGCGATGCCCTATATCACCGACATGCGCGACCTGCGCGAAGCCGGCGGGTTGCTTTCGTCCAGTACGGACATGGTCCGGTACCTGCGGCTGCAGATGGACGAAAGCGATGCCGCCATCGCGTTGAGCCACCGTGCAACCATCGTTGCCGAACACGATACGATCGCGTTGAATTGGCATGTCGACACCGACGTCCACGGGCGACGCACGATCTGGCACACCGGTGGAACCTTCGGTTTCAGCAGCTACGTGGTGCTATATCCCGAGCGCGGGCTCGGCATCTCGCTGCTGGCGAATGAATCCGACCCGCAAGCGCAGAACCGCCTGGTGGAGCTGGCCGACCGGATTGCGAAACATCTAGCGCCCGTCGCTGCGAGCCACTGAGTCGCGGCGTGGACACGCGGCATCGCAATCAGCCGAAACGGATTTTTGCTCCCGTTCTTCATCGAAATTGATGCGTCCCGCAAGAATGGCGGATGCGCGTCGGCCAGAGGCGTCGCGGTATAGCTCGACGCCTCGTAGAGTCGCTAGCCATTTCTTTCCCTGTCCTCAACGGCAAGCAAGAGATAGGTTCGATAAGTCCGCGCAACTTCCCGCCAAGGAATTCCGGTAAGCGCCGACTCCAGCCCCCAAAGCAAGTTCAGGCTAACACCGTGGCCGGCTTTCTTCGCTCTGACGTAAGCTTCGACGGCGCCGAGATGGCGCAGCTGGGCATCGGTGGTGATTCCTGCACGGGCCAGGGCCTCCCGGGACTTGCCTCCCAAGCTCTGCAGCCCCTCCGTGATTTTGACGGTAGCCATGAGCGCTTCGCCGTGGGCCTAGCTACATTCGGTCATTCGAGCAATGTCGGAGGCGCCACGATGGCGACGCCAAAAGAAGAACGCCACGCAGGGCAAGGAGCCTGCGTGGCGTGAAGCAACGGCCCGGGGGATGAGCCGCTACAACGCGATGCATGTTGCCGTGGTTAGAACTTGACCTGCAGTTGCGCTTGCGCGCTGTGTTCTTGTGCGTCGTCGGCGAGCTGGCCGCTATAGCTCACGCCCAAGGTGGCGAGCGGGCTCAGCTGCATGTCGATGCCCGCCTCCAGCACCGCGGTATCGCGCGAGATGTCGAATCCTCATTTATCTTTCCTTGCGAATGTTGGCGCCAGATACGCCGTGGTCCGAACGCGGGCGCGCGGCCGACGATGCGCCAATTTCGACGATTCGCTGCATTGAATAAATGGGTTAAAAGGCAATACACTGCTGCACCCGATGAATTAATTCTTGCGACGTGAGGCCATGGACAAACTCGCTGCGATGAGGACTTTCGTGCGGATCGTCGAGGACGGCAGCCTGACCGCAGCCGCCGAATCGCTCGACACTTCGCTACCGACCGTGGTGCGCTCCCTGGCCGCGCTCGAACGCCATCTCGGCGTCTCGCTGCTCAAACGCACGACGCGGCGGATCAACCTCACCGACGAAGGCGTGCAGTATCTGGAACGCTGCCGCGACATCCTCGCCGCTACGCAGGAGGCGGAAGACATCTTGGTCGCGCGCCGCACCGAGCCTGTAGGCAAATTGAGCGTCACCGCCTCGGTAGCCTTCGGGCGCCACTACATCGCGCCGATCGTGCACGACTTCCTGCGCCGCCACCCGAAAGTAAGCGCGGACATGTTGTTCGTAGACCGCGTCGTGAACCTGATCGAAGAAGGCATGGATGTGGCGGTCCGCATCGCCCACCTCAGGGATTCGTCGCTGGTGGCCATTCCGGTAGGCCGGGTGCGGCGCGTGCTCTGCGCAAGCGATCGGTACCTGCGCCGTCACGGCGTTCCGAAAGTGCCGGCGGATCTGCGCGAACACAACTGCGTCAGGCATGTCGGTCTCAATCCGCGCAGCGAATGGCGTTTCCGGGTAGGCAACCGGCAGACATCCGTACCCACTTCCAGCGTAGTCACCTGCAACGAAATAGACAGTGCCTTGGAGGCCTGCGCCAATGGCCTCGGCGTAGGCATGTTCCTTTCGTATATGGTCGCGCCGTACCGCAAGGATGGCCGGCTGAAATACTTGCTCGAGAGCTACGAGACCGAACCGATACCGGTACAGGTGATCTACCCGCAGACGCGAATGCTGTCGAACAAAGTACGCACGTTCGTCGACGAGTGCGTCGACAAGCTTCGTTTGGTCGCCTTCGACTGAGCGCTCTCACAAAACAAAGCGGGCGAACCTTGTCCATACCGGAAGCAAAGCTCGCCCTATAAGCGTGCGGCCGTTACATGGGTCAGCGCCTCCTGGCCGGATCGTCGGCCGGATTGACGTAAGTTACCGACCACGGCCCGATGCTGTGTATCTGAGTGATGGTCTCTTCGCTGGTCCAGGCGAAATGGTGGGTCCGTGGCTGCATGATCGCGGCGGCGCCAGGCGCTAGCGGATGCGATTTAGCGCGATCGAACTCGTCGCCGAAGCCCATGTGCAGTTTTCCGGAAAGTACCGTGATGTGCTCGATGCCCGGGTGCCAATGCGGCGGGATCTTGTAGTTGGCCGGAAATTTCAACCGGAACATGATCGGCACCGGCTGGTCCAGCGGGCCCTCGAGCACTGCGATCTTGACACCGGGCAACGAAGGCAAGTCGCGCCAGACCAGCTCGGACGGTTCGAACATGACATGCTCGACCGGATGCTGCGCCTGCGCCGCGGCGCCAGGCATCACGCAGAATCCACAGGCAAGCAGCATGCTTGCCGCAAGGCGCTCCATGGTGGCCTCCTCAGCTCGAAGTGTGGGTTTGGCAGCCGCATCGTGCATGCGCCTGCGCCTACGATCAATCCTCATGGCCGGTGGGCGGGCAGTGCCGATTTGGGCTGCAAGGCGTTCTGCACCGCCATCCGGCCGACCTTGCGGCCCATGTCCTGCCCCACGCGCGTCGAGAACCGGTAGTGGAAGCCTGCGTAGATGCGCGCCATCGAAACCTCGTCGGCGTACGCATCCAGGTTTCTCCAGCGGTGCGTCACGCCCGGCGCCGTGGCGCTGGTCATCGCGACCTCCGGTATATCCGCGCCGCCCATCACCGCTTTGCTCACGGTCGCGACGGCGGCAGCCGTGATGCAATGCGCGCAGGGATACTCCGGATGCATCGGCGTATTGTCGATCGG encodes:
- a CDS encoding serine hydrolase domain-containing protein encodes the protein MRALAWLGSGLCLLALQSPARASDCPDGEDAAIQAMGAEFLQSPQAIGLSVGLLHKGSATCYGFGQQDKASRSAATANTRYEIGSNSKTFTSTLLAYAVQEGRLKLDDDIRRYLPEPYPNLEYEGQPIRVVHLANLTSELPNWLPDRPDALTGLKPEQIPDALLALHRDYSREDFYRDLHQVALKAAPGSRPRHSNVAAQLLVGVLERAFDRSYTELLEERILRPLGMRQTGFDPTSASAFLARGYDDRGKAMPYITDMRDLREAGGLLSSSTDMVRYLRLQMDESDAAIALSHRATIVAEHDTIALNWHVDTDVHGRRTIWHTGGTFGFSSYVVLYPERGLGISLLANESDPQAQNRLVELADRIAKHLAPVAASH
- a CDS encoding TfoX/Sxy family DNA transformation protein codes for the protein MATVKITEGLQSLGGKSREALARAGITTDAQLRHLGAVEAYVRAKKAGHGVSLNLLWGLESALTGIPWREVARTYRTYLLLAVEDRERNG
- a CDS encoding LysR family transcriptional regulator; amino-acid sequence: MDKLAAMRTFVRIVEDGSLTAAAESLDTSLPTVVRSLAALERHLGVSLLKRTTRRINLTDEGVQYLERCRDILAATQEAEDILVARRTEPVGKLSVTASVAFGRHYIAPIVHDFLRRHPKVSADMLFVDRVVNLIEEGMDVAVRIAHLRDSSLVAIPVGRVRRVLCASDRYLRRHGVPKVPADLREHNCVRHVGLNPRSEWRFRVGNRQTSVPTSSVVTCNEIDSALEACANGLGVGMFLSYMVAPYRKDGRLKYLLESYETEPIPVQVIYPQTRMLSNKVRTFVDECVDKLRLVAFD
- a CDS encoding cupin domain-containing protein — encoded protein: MPGAAAQAQHPVEHVMFEPSELVWRDLPSLPGVKIAVLEGPLDQPVPIMFRLKFPANYKIPPHWHPGIEHITVLSGKLHMGFGDEFDRAKSHPLAPGAAAIMQPRTHHFAWTSEETITQIHSIGPWSVTYVNPADDPARRR